The nucleotide sequence GCCACCGAAGCCACTAGAGTGCAAAGCATTCTTACCGATTTCGGATGCAACATCAAGGTGCGATTGGGACTGCATGAGGTTTCCAAAGAATTCTGTGCAAACGATGGTCTGGTAGTTTTGGAAGTAGAGGGTGATATGGCTCTACTGAAAGAGATGATGGATAAACTGAACGCCATCGAGTATGTAAAAGCCCAGTTGATCGAAATGTAACCCTTTACTCAAATCCTATAAACGCCGGTGATCATACCGGCGTTCTTTTTTGGGGCAAACTAACGATTAGGGTTTTGGAGCGGAGACTTTGTATTTTGGTAGTCTACATCTTTATCCGGTTGTTACAAAAAACGTGGGCAACCCCACGTTTTATCCTAATTTTAGTGAACAATGCGTGTTCCTGTCTTGCCTTCAAAGGCATCCACAATTTTTTCGATTGAAGTAATCAACACTTCACTGCCACCCCGCTTCAAAAAATCTATTGCTGCAAGTATCTTTGGACCCATACTTCCAGCGGGAAATTGTTTTTCATCATAATGCGTTTGCGCTTCTGCTACTGTCATTACATCCAGATCCTGTTGATTCTCTTTACCAAAATTGATAGAAACCTTCTCCACTCCAGTTAGAATCACAAACAAGTCCGCTTTGATGTTCAAAGCCAACAGTGCACTGGCAAAGTCCTTATCTATAACGGCATCTATGCCTTCCAAACTTCCATTATCCTCACGATATACGGGAATTCCTCCGCCACCAACGGCAATTACGATCTCACCTTCGTGAACCAGCTCATTGATTGTCTCAGCAGGAATAATCTCAATAGGCATTGGTGAGGGTACCACCCGGCGATAACCCTTGCCAGAATCTTCTTTTAGGCTCCAACCCAAGCTTTTTTTCAGCTCATTTGCTTGTTCAGCGGTATAATAGGTACTGCCCACAAACTTAGTAGGATTCTTCATACTGGGATCGTTTTTATCCACTACTACTTGTGAAACGATGGTTATTACCTGTTTGGAGATGCCTTGCTGAAGTAGCTTGTTTTGTAAGCTTTGCTCTATCATATAGCCCATAGTACCTTCTGTGGCAGCATTTAGCACACCTAGGGGCAAAGCTGCAAGGCCTTCTTTTTCTCCTGCTTCCTGTTGGCGGAGAAGATTTCCCACCTGAGGTCCATTGCCATGGGTAATACTTAGTTGATAGCCTCTGCTGATAAGTTCCACGATGCCATCCAATGAGTTTCTGGTATTGGCAAACTGCTCCGTAATAGTTCCTTTCTGACCTGCCTTAATGATGGCATTTCCGCCTAAAGCAAGAACCGCTGTCTTTTTCATATATTTTCCTCTTTATGTATTTAAGTGAAAGCCGGGGATGAGCAAAAAACTCACCCCCGGATATGGATATATCCTTAAATAGGATTGCTTATTTCTTCTTGGAAGTTGATTTTTGGGGTGTTTTCTTTTTAGGGGCTGCTTTCTTTGCAGCAAAACCTTCCAATACCTCAGCCACAGTTGGGCTGCCAATTTCCTGCAGTTCATAGCCAACCTGACAAGCGGGTTTGGTGATTTTTACGATGCGACGCAGGTCGATTGGGGTAGCGATAACCACAGAATCACATTCGGTAGTATTGATAGTTTTTTCCAAATCCTTGATCTGTTTAGCACTATATCCCATAGCTGGAAGCAGAATGCCAATATCCGGATATTTTCTATATGTATCTTTAATCTCGCCAACTGCCCAAGGACGAGGATCTACAAAATCGGCACAGCCATATTTCTCAGCAGCAACCATTCCAGCGCCAAAGGTCATCTCACCGTGGGTAAGGGTAGGGCCATCTTCCACTACTAATACATTCTTGTTCAAAATCATCTCGGGATGATCTACAAAGAGAGGGGAAGCAGCT is from Candidatus Cloacimonadota bacterium and encodes:
- the arcC gene encoding carbamate kinase; its protein translation is MKKTAVLALGGNAIIKAGQKGTITEQFANTRNSLDGIVELISRGYQLSITHGNGPQVGNLLRQQEAGEKEGLAALPLGVLNAATEGTMGYMIEQSLQNKLLQQGISKQVITIVSQVVVDKNDPSMKNPTKFVGSTYYTAEQANELKKSLGWSLKEDSGKGYRRVVPSPMPIEIIPAETINELVHEGEIVIAVGGGGIPVYREDNGSLEGIDAVIDKDFASALLALNIKADLFVILTGVEKVSINFGKENQQDLDVMTVAEAQTHYDEKQFPAGSMGPKILAAIDFLKRGGSEVLITSIEKIVDAFEGKTGTRIVH